A window of the Lepisosteus oculatus isolate fLepOcu1 chromosome 14, fLepOcu1.hap2, whole genome shotgun sequence genome harbors these coding sequences:
- the LOC138243331 gene encoding zinc finger protein 211-like — MDISKPYQHLHTGERPFSCGQCGKSFSKSSHLKTHQRIHIGERPFSCSQCGKSFSWSSHLITHQRIHTGERPFSCSQCGNSFSQSSYLKTHQRIHTEERLFSCSQCGKSFSQSSTLIDHQRIHTGERPFSCSQCGKSFSRSSHLKTHQRIHTGERLFSCSQCGKSFSVKSHLQSHQRIHTGERPFSCSQCGKSFSQSSNLKTHQRIHTGERLFSCSQCGKSFSVKSHLQSHQHIHTGERPFCVREPIGRIGGSISVTTYQRNGGIY; from the exons atgga catttcaaaaccctaccagcaccttcacacaggagagagaccgttcagctgcggtcagtgtgggaagagttttagtaagtcaagtcacttaaaaactcaccagcgcattcacataggagagagacctttcagctgcagtcagtgtgggaagagttttagttgGTCAAGTCacttaataacccaccagcgcattcacacaggagagagacctttcagctgcagtcagtgtgggaatagttttagtcagtcaagttacttaaaaacccaccagcgcattcacacagaaGAGAGactgttcagctgcagtcagtgtgggaagagttttagtcagtcaagtaccTTAATAgaccaccagcgcattcacacaggagagagaccattcagctgcagtcagtgtgggaagagttttagccggtcaagtcacttaaaaacccaccagcgcattcacacaggagagagactgttcagctgcagtcagtgtgggaagagttttagtgtgAAAAGCCACTTACAatcacaccagcgcattcacacaggagagagaccattcagctgcagtcagtgtgggaagagttttagtcagtcaagtaacttaaaaacccaccagcgcattcacacaggagagagactgttcagctgcagtcagtgtgggaagagttttagtgtgAAAAGCCACTTACAATcacaccagcacattcacacaggagagagaccattctgTGTGAGGGAACCTATAGGTAGAATTGGAGGATCCATAAGTGTCACGACTTACCAGAGAAACGGGggaatttattaa